A window of the Candida orthopsilosis Co 90-125, chromosome 1 draft sequence genome harbors these coding sequences:
- a CDS encoding Drg1 protein (member of the DRG family of GTP-binding proteins) has translation MTTVEKIKAIEDEMAKTQKNKATSFHLGQLKAKLAKLRRELLTDGGSGGGGGGAGFDVARTGVATIGFVGFPSVGKSTLLSKLTGTHSEAAAYEFTTLTTVPGTIKYKGAKIQMLDLPGIIEGAKDGKGRGKQVIAVARSVNLLFLVLDVNKPLQHKRIIEHELEGMGIRINKEPPNIVITKKEKGGINITNTVPLTHLDNDEIRAVMSEYKINSANIAFRCDATVDDLIDAIEYKARKYIPAIYVLNKIDSFSIEELNLLTKIPDAVPISSGNGWNLDDLLEVMWSKLKLVRVYTKPKGKLPDFNEPVVLRSDRCTVEDFCNSIHKSLVEDFRNALVYGTSVKHQPQIVGLSHVLEDEDVITILKK, from the coding sequence ATGACTActgttgaaaaaatcaaagcCATCGAAGATGAGATGGCGAAAACCCAAAAGAACAAGGCCACATCCTTCCACTTGGGTCAACTTAAAGCGAAGCTAGCAAAGCTTAGGAGAGAATTATTAACAGACGGAGGCTCAGGAGGAggaggtggtggtgctggtTTCGATGTTGCAAGAACAGGTGTAGCAACTATCGGGTTTGTTGGATTTCCATCGGTTGGTAAATCAACATTGTTATCAAAGTTGACGGGGACACACTCCGAGGCAGCTGCATATGAGTTCACAACCTTGACAACGGTGCCAGGAACAATTAAATACAAAGGTGCAAAGATACAAATGTTGGATTTACCGGGTATCATTGAAGGTGCTAAGGATGGTAAAGGTAGAGGTAAGCAGGTTATTGCAGTTGCCAGATCAGTCAATCTCTTAtttttggtgttggatGTGAACAAGCCATTGCAACATAAAAGAATCATCGAGCATGAATTAGAGGGTATGGGGATTAGAATCAATAAAGAGCCTCCAAACATTGTCATaacaaagaaggaaaagggAGGTATAAACATTACAAATACCGTCCCATTGACCCATTTGGACAACGACGAAATTAGGGCAGTCATGTCGGAATATAAAATCAACAGTGCAAACATTGCTTTCAGATGTGATGCAACAGTCGACGACTTGATTGATGCTATAGAATACAAAGCCAGGAAGTATATTCCTGCAATCTATGttttaaacaaaattgattcgTTTTCgattgaagagttgaacTTGTTGACAAAGATCCCAGATGCCGTTCCTATATCTTCTGGCAATGGGTGGAACTTGGATGATTTATTGGAAGTTATGTGGTCGAAACTAAAGTTGGTAAGAGTTTACACAAAGCCCAAGGGGAAATTACCAGACTTTAATGAACCGGTTGTTTTGAGGAGTGATAGGTGTACTGTGGAAGATTTCTGTAACTCAATTCACAAGTCATTGGTTGAAGATTTCAGAAACGCATTAGTTTATGGAACATCAGTAAAGCATCAGCCACAAATTGTCGGTCTCAGTCACGTGCTagaggatgaagatgtgATTactattttgaaaaagtaa
- a CDS encoding Fun12 protein (similar to S. cerevisiae Fun12p initiation eIF5B) — protein MGKKNNKKAGGDIWDDEDMLNDQPQAEELGATEATTEGTPEPAGPEEASADDIAGDFLGSIRKLKTKKAKKEEEKAKEESNGAGAKILSKKEKEKLKKEAEKQKKKELAQKKKEQQASKKEQIKEANKQNAASSSASATPEPEENKAEEEQKPKPVKKGKKAPAGLAALKKQLELKKQMEEEQRRLEEEEEERRLEEEKLAAEEEAKKEAAKAAKKERDRLKKEQLKAEGKLLTKKQKEEKKLQERRRAQLLQAGNVIVPGLQKDNADGETPKPKKVVYGKKKSTKPKTFTQKPQEHAKQKKQEGDEEVEEALVDDWEKMALDSDEEATAEPEKEANEENDETEEEDSEETERQAQEEAERKRKADEEEAAAKAERERQAQEEKSKQQILSQKKTSTPPEKELRSPICCILGHVDTGKTKLLDKIRQTNVQGGEAGGITQQIGATYFPVEAIKQKTAVMAQYEKQVFEVPGLLIIDTPGHESFTNLRSRGSSLCNIAILVIDIMHGLEQQTIESIRLLRDRKAPFVVALNKIDRLYDWKAIPNNSFRDSFAKQSKSVQQEFHNRYGQIKLALAEQGLNSELYFQNKNMSKYVSIVPTSAVTGEGVPDLLWLLLELTQKRMSKQLMYLSKIEATILEVKVVEGFGYTIDVVLSNGILREGDRIVLCGLNGPIATNIRALLTPPPSRELRIKSEYVHHKEVKAALGVKIAANDLEKAVAGSRLLVVGEDDDEEDLMDEVMDDLTGLLDSVDTSGKGVVVQASTLGSLEALLDFLKDMKIPVMSIGLGPVYKRDVMKAVTMLDKAPELAVMLCFDVKIDKEAEHYAEENNIKIFNADIIYHLFDAFTAYQSKLLEARRKEFMEYAVLPCVLKTIQIINKRNPMIIGVDVIEGAVRIGTPICAVRQDPVTKQPNIMVLGKVTSLEVNHKPADTVKKGQTAAGVAMRLENPSSAQPTWGRHVDESDNLYSLITRKSIDTLKDPAFRDTVSRDDWLLIKKLKSVFDIK, from the coding sequence ATGGGAAAAAAGAATAATAAGAAAGCAGGGGGAGACATTTGGGATGATGAGGATATGTTAAATGATCAACCACAAGCTGAGGAGCTAGGTGCTACTGAAGCTACCACGGAGGGCACTCCAGAACCTGCAGGACCCGAAGAGGCCTCAGCTGACGATATTGCTGGAGATTTTTTAGGATCCATTCGTAAATTAAAGACAAAGAAAGCtaaaaaggaagaagaaaaagctAAGGAGGAAAGCAATGGAGCTGGAGCCAAAATTTTATCcaagaaggagaaggagaagttgaagaaagaagctgaaaagcaaaagaagaaggaattggctcagaaaaagaaagagcAACAAGCAAGCAAGAAAGAGCAGATTAAGGAAGctaacaaacaaaatgcGGCTTCTTCATCGGCATCGGCCACTCCTGAACCCGAAGAAAATAAAGCTGAAGAAGAGCAAAAACCAAAGCCGGTAAAGAAAGGGAAAAAGGCTCCAGCTGGTCTTGCagcattgaaaaagcaattggaattgaaaaagcaaaTGGAAGAAGAGCAGCGTAGGttagaagaagaggaggaagaacGTAgattggaagaagaaaaattagCGGCTGAAGAAGAGGCCAAAAAAGAGGCAGCAAAAGCAGCCAAAAAAGAACGTGATagattgaaaaaggagCAACTAAAAGCAGAaggaaaattgttgacaaagaaacaaaaagaggaaaaaaagTTACAAGAACGTCGTCGTGCTCAATTACTACAAGCTGGAAACGTCATCGTTCCAGGATTGCAAAAGGACAATGCTGATGGGGAAACACCAAAACCGAAAAAGGTTGTTTACGGTAAAAAGAAGTCAACAAAGCCAAAGACCTTTACTCAAAAGCCACAAGAACATGCCAAGCAGAAGAAGCAAGAAGGTGATGAAGAGGTGGAAGAGGCTTTAGTCGATGATTGGGAGAAGATGGCTTTGGatagtgatgaagaagcaaCTGCTGAGCCAGAAAAGGAGGCAAATGAAGAGAACGACGAAACTGAGGAAGAGGACTCTGAAGAAACTGAAAGACAAGCACAAGAAGAAGCcgaaagaaagagaaaagctgatgaagaagaggcaGCTGCCAAGGCAGAACGTGAAAGACAAGCACAAGAAGAGAAAtccaaacaacaaatcctctcacaaaagaaaacaagtACTCCTCCAGAGAAAGAATTACGTTCACCTATTTGTTGTATTCTTGGTCATGTCGATACCGGTAAGACAAAATTGTTGGACAAAATTCGTCAAACTAATGTCCAAGGTGGGGAAGCTGGTGGTATTACCCAACAAATTGGTGCTACATATTTTCCGGTTGAAGCAATCAAGCAAAAGACTGCTGTCATGGCTCAATATGAGAAACAAGTATTTGAGGTGCCCGGTTTATTAATTATCGATACCCCAGGTCACGAGTCCTTCACAAACTTGAGATCTCGTGGTTCATCCTTGTGTAACATTGCTATTTTGGTGATTGATATCATGCATGGTTTAGAGCAACAAACGATTGAATCTATAAGACTTCTTAGGGATAGAAAAGCTCCGTTTGTTGTCgcattgaacaagattgatAGATTGTACGACTGGAAAGCAATTCcaaacaattcattcaGAGAttcatttgcaaaacaatcCAAATCAGTTCAACAGGAGTTTCACAACAGATACGGCCAGATTAAATTGGCCCTTGCAGAGCAAGGTTTGAATTCTGAATTGtactttcaaaacaaaaacatgTCCAAATATGTATCTATAGTGCCAACTTCAGCAGTAACTGGTGAAGGTGTTCCAgatttgttgtggttgttgttaGAATTGACCCAAAAGAGAATGTctaaacaattgatgtaCTTGTCAAAGATCGAAGCTACTATTTTGGAAGTCAAGGTGGTTGAAGGTTTTGGATACACCATTGATGTCGTCTTGTCAAATGGTATATTGAGAGAAGGTGATCGTATCGTATTGTGTGGTTTGAATGGACCCATAGCAACGAATATTAGAGCTCTTTTAACGCCACCACCATCACGAGAGTTACGTATCAAATCGGAATACGTTCATCACAAGGAAGTAAAAGCAGCATTGGGTGTCAAGATTGCTGCtaatgatttggaaaaagcTGTTGCTGGTTCTAGattgcttgttgttggtgaagacgatgatgaagaagatcTAATGGATGAAGTTATGGATGACTTGACTGGGTTATTGGACTCTGTTGATACCTCTGGAAAAGGTGTTGTTGTACAAGCTTCCACGTTGGGTTCATTGGAAGCGTTGTTGGACTTCTTGAAGGATATGAAGATCCCCGTTATGTCAATTGGGTTGGGGCCTGTTTACAAAAGGGATGTTATGAAGGCGGTCACTATGTTGGACAAAGCACCCGAGTTGGCTGTCATGTTGTGTTTTGACGTCAAGATTGACAAAGAAGCCGAACACTATGCGGAAgaaaacaacatcaaaatctttaatGCCGATATCATTTATCACTTATTTGATGCATTTACTGCTTACCAAAGCAAATTATTAGAAGCGCGTCGTAAGGAATTTATGGAGTATGCTGTTTTGCCATGTGTTTTGAAGACTATACAGATTATCAACAAGAGGAATCCTATGattattggtgttgatgttaTTGAAGGTGCTGTACGTATTGGAACTCCAATTTGTGCTGTACGTCAAGATCCCGTAACCAAACAGCCAAACATCATGGTTTTGGGTAAGGTAACTTCATTGGAAGTTAATCACAAGCCTGCTGATACCGTAAAGAAAGGTCAAACAGCAGCCGGTGTGGCTATGAGATTAGAGAACCCATCTTCAGCTCAACCTACTTGGGGACGTCATGTTGATGAGAGTGATAATTTGTACTCTTTGATTACTCgtaaatcaattgacacATTGAAGGATCCTGCTTTCAGAGATACAGTATCAAGAGACGATTGGTTATTGAttaaaaagttgaaatcaGTCTTTGATATCAAGTAA